One Xiphophorus maculatus strain JP 163 A chromosome 10, X_maculatus-5.0-male, whole genome shotgun sequence genomic region harbors:
- the LOC102232916 gene encoding MBT domain-containing protein 1 isoform X1: MEDARDLAERTARSERKRRDSFGMFDGYDSCSEESTSSSSSEDSEDDVVRSIPASLPIIKNNGQVYTYPDGKAGMATCEMCGMVGVRDAFYSKTKRFCSVSCSRSYSSNSKKASILARLQGKPPTKKAKVLQKQPLMAKLAAYAQYQASQQNQAKSKSVVPAESFDWGRYICSSNTVGAPVSCFKHAPMGTCWGDIKEGVRIEVPNSDTNLSTKVYWIAEIIKLAGFKALLRYEGFDNDTSKDFWCNLCIPEVHPVGWCASSSKPLVPPKSIQHKYSNWKPVLVKRLTGAKTLPTDFTAKVRENMQFPFKKLMRVEVVDKNYLCRTRVALVEQVIGGRLRLVYEDDGLDDFWCHMYSPLIHNIGWSRSIGHRFKRSDVPKKAEGQVDAPTQLFQKVKDVEQSEEWFKDGMKLEAIDPLNLSAICVATVKKVLADGYLMIGIDGSEAIDGSDWFCYHAMSPSIFPVGFCEINNIELTPPKGYTKLPFKWFDYLRETGSVAAPVKLFNKEVPNHGFRIGMKLEAVDLMEPRLVCVATVTRIVHRLLRIHFDGWEDEYDQWVDCESPDLYPVGWCQLTGYQLQPPASQSNRDTPLSVPKQKKKTPQYKGQKKKRKIPVGRRPFSQSGRRRSSFSGDEEHSPPTYCVQGPARPRAHLHPIHKSESLLRMKEDPADGDEFTFTQGTSDQESNGSGSYYIKQEP, from the exons ATGGAAGACGCACGGGATTTG GCTGAGCGCACTGCACGTTCAGAGCGGAAGCGCCGGGACTCATTCGGGATGTTTGATGGCTATGACAGCTGCAGCGAGGAGTccaccagcagctccagctcagAGGACAGTGAGGATGACGTTGTGCGCTCCATCCCAGCCAGCCTGCCCATCATCAAGAACAACGGACAGGTCTACACCTACCCTGATGGCAAAGCTGGGATGG CTACATGTGAGATGTGTGGAATGGTTGGTGTTCGAGACGCTTTTTACTCCAAAACCAAGCGCTTCTGCAGCGTTTCCTGTTCCAGGAGTTATTCCTCAAATTCAAAAAAAGCTAGCATTCTCGCACGACTTCAG GGCAAGCCTCCGACAAAGAAGGCTAAAGTCTTGCAGAAACAGCCTCTTATGGCAAAGTTGGCAGCTTATGCCCAGTACCAAGCAAGCCAACAGAACCAAGCCAAGTCTAAATCTG TCGTTCCTGCAGAGAGCTTTGACTGGGGAAGGTATATCTGCAGCAGTAACACGGTGGGAGCTCCCGTCAGCTGTTTTAAGCAT GCCCCTATGGGGACATGCTGGGGAGACATAAAGGAAGGAGTGAGGATTGAAGTGCCCAACTCTGACACCAACCTCTCCACTAAGGTCTACTGGATTGCAGAAATTATAAAGCTAGCAG GGTTCAAGGCACTGCTGAGGTATGAGGGCTTTGACAATGACACCAGCAAAGACTTCTGGTGTAACCTGTGCATCCCTGAGGTGCATCCAGTAGGCTGGTGCGCCTCCAGCAGCAAACCACTCGTACCTCCAAAAA GCATACAGCATAAGTACTCTAACTGGAAACCCGTTCTTGTGAAGCGTCTCACTGGAGCCAAAACACTGCCAACGGACTTTACTGCCAAG GTCCGTGAAAACATGCAATTCCCATTTAAGAAGCTGATGCGGGTGGAGGTGGTGGATAAGAACTACTTGTGCCGGACACGGGTGGCTCTGGTGGAGCAGGTGATCGGAGGACGCCTCAGGCTGGTCTATGAGGACGATGGCCTTGATGACTTCTGGTGCCACATGTACAGCCCTCTGATCCACAACATCGGCTGGTCACGCAGCATTGGACACCGCTTCAAACGATCTG ATGTCCCAAAGAAAGCTGAAGGACAGGTCGATGCCCCCACACAACTCTTTCAGAAG GTAAAAGACGTTGAGCAGAGTGAGGAATGGTTCAAAGATGGGATGAAATTAGAAGCTATAGATCCCCTCAACCTCTCTGCTATCTGTGTTGCCACGGTAAAAAAG GTGCTGGCAGATGGTTACCTCATGATTGGTATTGATGGCTCTGAGGCCATCGACGGATCAGACTGGTTCTGCTACCACGCCATGTCTCCCTCCATCTTCCCTGTCGGCTTTTGTGAAATCAACAACATTGAACTCACGCCTCCAAAAG GGTACACTAAGCTGCCATTTAAATGGTTTGACTACCTCAGAGAAACGGGCTCAGTAGCTGCACCTGTCAAACTCTTTAACAAG GAGGTTCCCAATCACGGTTTCCGGATAGGCATGAAGCTGGAAGCCGTAGATTTGATGGAGCCACGGCTGGTGTGTGTTGCCACGGTGACGAGAATCGTCCACCGGCTGCTAAGGATCCACTTTGATGGCTGGGAAGACGAGTATGACCAGTGGGTGGACTGTGAGTCACCAGACCTCTACCCAGTGGGCTGGTGTCAGCTAACAGGCTACCAGCTCCAACCACCTGCCTCACAAA GTAACAGAGACACACCTCTGTCTGTGCccaagcagaagaagaagacccCTCAGTACAAAGGACAGAAGAAAA AGAGGAAGATTCCGGTTGGTCGACGGCCCTTCAGTCAGTcaggcaggaggaggagcagcttcTCAGGAGACGAAGAGCACAGCCCACCCACTTACTGTGTCCAGGGGCCTGCTCGGCCCCGAGCACACCTGCACCCCATCCACAAATCAG AGTCTCTGCTGCGGATGAAGGAGGACCCGGCCGACGGGGACGAGTTCACCTTCACCCAGGGAACCTCGGACCAAGAGAGCAACGGCTCAGGCAGCTACTACATCAAACAGGAGCCATGA
- the LOC102232916 gene encoding MBT domain-containing protein 1 isoform X2, which translates to MEDARDLAERTARSERKRRDSFGMFDGYDSCSEESTSSSSSEDSEDDVVRSIPASLPIIKNNGQVYTYPDGKAGMATCEMCGMVGVRDAFYSKTKRFCSVSCSRSYSSNSKKASILARLQGKPPTKKAKVLQKQPLMAKLAAYAQYQASQQNQAKSKSVVPAESFDWGRYICSSNTVGAPVSCFKHAPMGTCWGDIKEGVRIEVPNSDTNLSTKVYWIAEIIKLAGFKALLRYEGFDNDTSKDFWCNLCIPEVHPVGWCASSSKPLVPPKSIQHKYSNWKPVLVKRLTGAKTLPTDFTAKVRENMQFPFKKLMRVEVVDKNYLCRTRVALVEQVIGGRLRLVYEDDGLDDFWCHMYSPLIHNIGWSRSIGHRFKRSDVPKKAEGQVDAPTQLFQKVKDVEQSEEWFKDGMKLEAIDPLNLSAICVATVKKVLADGYLMIGIDGSEAIDGSDWFCYHAMSPSIFPVGFCEINNIELTPPKGYTKLPFKWFDYLRETGSVAAPVKLFNKEVPNHGFRIGMKLEAVDLMEPRLVCVATVTRIVHRLLRIHFDGWEDEYDQWVDCESPDLYPVGWCQLTGYQLQPPASQSNRDTPLSVPKQKKKTPQYKGQKKKSLLRMKEDPADGDEFTFTQGTSDQESNGSGSYYIKQEP; encoded by the exons ATGGAAGACGCACGGGATTTG GCTGAGCGCACTGCACGTTCAGAGCGGAAGCGCCGGGACTCATTCGGGATGTTTGATGGCTATGACAGCTGCAGCGAGGAGTccaccagcagctccagctcagAGGACAGTGAGGATGACGTTGTGCGCTCCATCCCAGCCAGCCTGCCCATCATCAAGAACAACGGACAGGTCTACACCTACCCTGATGGCAAAGCTGGGATGG CTACATGTGAGATGTGTGGAATGGTTGGTGTTCGAGACGCTTTTTACTCCAAAACCAAGCGCTTCTGCAGCGTTTCCTGTTCCAGGAGTTATTCCTCAAATTCAAAAAAAGCTAGCATTCTCGCACGACTTCAG GGCAAGCCTCCGACAAAGAAGGCTAAAGTCTTGCAGAAACAGCCTCTTATGGCAAAGTTGGCAGCTTATGCCCAGTACCAAGCAAGCCAACAGAACCAAGCCAAGTCTAAATCTG TCGTTCCTGCAGAGAGCTTTGACTGGGGAAGGTATATCTGCAGCAGTAACACGGTGGGAGCTCCCGTCAGCTGTTTTAAGCAT GCCCCTATGGGGACATGCTGGGGAGACATAAAGGAAGGAGTGAGGATTGAAGTGCCCAACTCTGACACCAACCTCTCCACTAAGGTCTACTGGATTGCAGAAATTATAAAGCTAGCAG GGTTCAAGGCACTGCTGAGGTATGAGGGCTTTGACAATGACACCAGCAAAGACTTCTGGTGTAACCTGTGCATCCCTGAGGTGCATCCAGTAGGCTGGTGCGCCTCCAGCAGCAAACCACTCGTACCTCCAAAAA GCATACAGCATAAGTACTCTAACTGGAAACCCGTTCTTGTGAAGCGTCTCACTGGAGCCAAAACACTGCCAACGGACTTTACTGCCAAG GTCCGTGAAAACATGCAATTCCCATTTAAGAAGCTGATGCGGGTGGAGGTGGTGGATAAGAACTACTTGTGCCGGACACGGGTGGCTCTGGTGGAGCAGGTGATCGGAGGACGCCTCAGGCTGGTCTATGAGGACGATGGCCTTGATGACTTCTGGTGCCACATGTACAGCCCTCTGATCCACAACATCGGCTGGTCACGCAGCATTGGACACCGCTTCAAACGATCTG ATGTCCCAAAGAAAGCTGAAGGACAGGTCGATGCCCCCACACAACTCTTTCAGAAG GTAAAAGACGTTGAGCAGAGTGAGGAATGGTTCAAAGATGGGATGAAATTAGAAGCTATAGATCCCCTCAACCTCTCTGCTATCTGTGTTGCCACGGTAAAAAAG GTGCTGGCAGATGGTTACCTCATGATTGGTATTGATGGCTCTGAGGCCATCGACGGATCAGACTGGTTCTGCTACCACGCCATGTCTCCCTCCATCTTCCCTGTCGGCTTTTGTGAAATCAACAACATTGAACTCACGCCTCCAAAAG GGTACACTAAGCTGCCATTTAAATGGTTTGACTACCTCAGAGAAACGGGCTCAGTAGCTGCACCTGTCAAACTCTTTAACAAG GAGGTTCCCAATCACGGTTTCCGGATAGGCATGAAGCTGGAAGCCGTAGATTTGATGGAGCCACGGCTGGTGTGTGTTGCCACGGTGACGAGAATCGTCCACCGGCTGCTAAGGATCCACTTTGATGGCTGGGAAGACGAGTATGACCAGTGGGTGGACTGTGAGTCACCAGACCTCTACCCAGTGGGCTGGTGTCAGCTAACAGGCTACCAGCTCCAACCACCTGCCTCACAAA GTAACAGAGACACACCTCTGTCTGTGCccaagcagaagaagaagacccCTCAGTACAAAGGACAGAAGAAAA AGTCTCTGCTGCGGATGAAGGAGGACCCGGCCGACGGGGACGAGTTCACCTTCACCCAGGGAACCTCGGACCAAGAGAGCAACGGCTCAGGCAGCTACTACATCAAACAGGAGCCATGA
- the LOC102232916 gene encoding MBT domain-containing protein 1 isoform X3: MEDARDLAERTARSERKRRDSFGMFDGYDSCSEESTSSSSSEDSEDDVVRSIPASLPIIKNNGQVYTYPDGKAGMATCEMCGMVGVRDAFYSKTKRFCSVSCSRSYSSNSKKASILARLQGKPPTKKAKVLQKQPLMAKLAAYAQYQASQQNQAKSKSVVPAESFDWGRYICSSNTVGAPVSCFKHAPMGTCWGDIKEGVRIEVPNSDTNLSTKVYWIAEIIKLAGFKALLRYEGFDNDTSKDFWCNLCIPEVHPVGWCASSSKPLVPPKSIQHKYSNWKPVLVKRLTGAKTLPTDFTAKVRENMQFPFKKLMRVEVVDKNYLCRTRVALVEQVIGGRLRLVYEDDGLDDFWCHMYSPLIHNIGWSRSIGHRFKRSDVPKKAEGQVDAPTQLFQKVKDVEQSEEWFKDGMKLEAIDPLNLSAICVATVKKVLADGYLMIGIDGSEAIDGSDWFCYHAMSPSIFPVGFCEINNIELTPPKGYTKLPFKWFDYLRETGSVAAPVKLFNKEVPNHGFRIGMKLEAVDLMEPRLVCVATVTRIVHRLLRIHFDGWEDEYDQWVDCESPDLYPVGWCQLTGYQLQPPASQSKNLMQPGSLILLFLHLDPGSLLHMHIHMMAHQRLQSSTT; encoded by the exons ATGGAAGACGCACGGGATTTG GCTGAGCGCACTGCACGTTCAGAGCGGAAGCGCCGGGACTCATTCGGGATGTTTGATGGCTATGACAGCTGCAGCGAGGAGTccaccagcagctccagctcagAGGACAGTGAGGATGACGTTGTGCGCTCCATCCCAGCCAGCCTGCCCATCATCAAGAACAACGGACAGGTCTACACCTACCCTGATGGCAAAGCTGGGATGG CTACATGTGAGATGTGTGGAATGGTTGGTGTTCGAGACGCTTTTTACTCCAAAACCAAGCGCTTCTGCAGCGTTTCCTGTTCCAGGAGTTATTCCTCAAATTCAAAAAAAGCTAGCATTCTCGCACGACTTCAG GGCAAGCCTCCGACAAAGAAGGCTAAAGTCTTGCAGAAACAGCCTCTTATGGCAAAGTTGGCAGCTTATGCCCAGTACCAAGCAAGCCAACAGAACCAAGCCAAGTCTAAATCTG TCGTTCCTGCAGAGAGCTTTGACTGGGGAAGGTATATCTGCAGCAGTAACACGGTGGGAGCTCCCGTCAGCTGTTTTAAGCAT GCCCCTATGGGGACATGCTGGGGAGACATAAAGGAAGGAGTGAGGATTGAAGTGCCCAACTCTGACACCAACCTCTCCACTAAGGTCTACTGGATTGCAGAAATTATAAAGCTAGCAG GGTTCAAGGCACTGCTGAGGTATGAGGGCTTTGACAATGACACCAGCAAAGACTTCTGGTGTAACCTGTGCATCCCTGAGGTGCATCCAGTAGGCTGGTGCGCCTCCAGCAGCAAACCACTCGTACCTCCAAAAA GCATACAGCATAAGTACTCTAACTGGAAACCCGTTCTTGTGAAGCGTCTCACTGGAGCCAAAACACTGCCAACGGACTTTACTGCCAAG GTCCGTGAAAACATGCAATTCCCATTTAAGAAGCTGATGCGGGTGGAGGTGGTGGATAAGAACTACTTGTGCCGGACACGGGTGGCTCTGGTGGAGCAGGTGATCGGAGGACGCCTCAGGCTGGTCTATGAGGACGATGGCCTTGATGACTTCTGGTGCCACATGTACAGCCCTCTGATCCACAACATCGGCTGGTCACGCAGCATTGGACACCGCTTCAAACGATCTG ATGTCCCAAAGAAAGCTGAAGGACAGGTCGATGCCCCCACACAACTCTTTCAGAAG GTAAAAGACGTTGAGCAGAGTGAGGAATGGTTCAAAGATGGGATGAAATTAGAAGCTATAGATCCCCTCAACCTCTCTGCTATCTGTGTTGCCACGGTAAAAAAG GTGCTGGCAGATGGTTACCTCATGATTGGTATTGATGGCTCTGAGGCCATCGACGGATCAGACTGGTTCTGCTACCACGCCATGTCTCCCTCCATCTTCCCTGTCGGCTTTTGTGAAATCAACAACATTGAACTCACGCCTCCAAAAG GGTACACTAAGCTGCCATTTAAATGGTTTGACTACCTCAGAGAAACGGGCTCAGTAGCTGCACCTGTCAAACTCTTTAACAAG GAGGTTCCCAATCACGGTTTCCGGATAGGCATGAAGCTGGAAGCCGTAGATTTGATGGAGCCACGGCTGGTGTGTGTTGCCACGGTGACGAGAATCGTCCACCGGCTGCTAAGGATCCACTTTGATGGCTGGGAAGACGAGTATGACCAGTGGGTGGACTGTGAGTCACCAGACCTCTACCCAGTGGGCTGGTGTCAGCTAACAGGCTACCAGCTCCAACCACCTGCCTCACAAAGTAAGAACCTCATGCAGCCCGGTtccctcatcctcctctttctgcaCCTGGATCCTGGTTCCCTGCTTCATATGCACATACACATGATGGCGCATCAAAGA CTCCAGAGCTCAACGACATGA